A window from Eubalaena glacialis isolate mEubGla1 chromosome 1, mEubGla1.1.hap2.+ XY, whole genome shotgun sequence encodes these proteins:
- the LOC133098832 gene encoding RNA-binding protein 7-like: MGAAAAEADHTLFVGNLETKVTEELLFELFHQVTGPVIKVKIPKDKDGKPKQFAFVNFKHEVSVPYAMNLLNGIKLFGGPIKIQFRSGSSHASQEVSLSYPQPHIGSSSPTSTSPSRYERTVDNMTPSTPIIQRSFSSSENLQRQAVMNSVLRQMSYGGKFGSPHLDQSGFSPSVQSHNHTFNQSSTSQWRQDTPLSQRKVRQNSHPYVVDRHYSREQRYTDHGSDHHFRESRDDFFYEERNHDGWSHDYDNRRDSGRDGKWRSSRH, translated from the exons ATGGGGGCAGCGGCAGCCGAAGCGGATCATACTCTCTTTGTGGGCAACCTTGAAACGAAAGTGACAGAGGAGCTCCTTTTCGAGCTTTTCCACCAGGTTA CTGGGCCagtaataaaagtgaaaattccaAAAGATAAGGATGGTAAGCCAAAGCAGTTTGCGTTTGTGAATTTCAAACATGAAGTATCTGTTCCTTATGCCATGAATCTGCTTAACGGAATCAAACTTTTTGGAGGGCCCATCAAAATTCAGTTTAGATCAGGAAGTAGCCATGCCTCACAGGAGGTCAGTTTGTCATATCCCCAGCCTCATATTGGAAGTTCAAGCCCTACTTCCACATCTCCTAGCAGGTACGAAAGGACAGTGGATAACATGACTCCATCAACACCGATAATTCAaagatctttttcttcttcagaaaatCTTCAGAGACAAGCAGTGATGAACAGTGTTTTGAGACAGATGTCATATGGAGGGAAatttggttctccacatctggaTCAATCAGGATTTTCCCCATCAGTTCAGTCACATAATCACACTTTTAACCAGTCTTCAACCTCCCAGTGGCGCCAAGATACACCATTATCACAGCGAAAAGTCAGACAGAATTCTCATCCCTATGTAGTGGATAGACATTATAGCCGTGAACAGCGTTACACTGATCATGGGTCCGACCATCATTTCAGAGAAAGCAGAGATGATTTCTTCTATGAAGAGAGAAATCACGATGGCTGGAGCCATGACTATGATAACAGAAGAGACAGTGGTAGAGATGGAAAATGGCGCTCATCTCGACACTAA